GGCGAGCGGGCTGCTCGCGCTGCTGCTGGCGGGCACGGTGGCGGCGTGCAGCAGCAGCAAGCCCAGTTCCACGGCCTCGCCGTCGCCGAGCGCGAGCGCCAGCCCGAGCGCCAGTGCCAGCGAGAGCCCGTCCGCCTCCGCGACCGGCACCGCGCCCGCCGACGCGGCCGCCGCCAAGGCGCAGATCACCGCCAACTGGGAGAAGTTCTTCGACCCCGCCACGCCCATCCCCGACAAGGCCAAGCTGCTTCAGAACGGTGACGCGCTGCTCCCCGTGCTCCAGGGCTTCTCGCAGGACCCGCGCGTGGGCCAGGTGAAGGCCACGGTGACGGACGTGGCGTTCACCTCGCCGACCGACGCCACCGTCACCTACTCGCTCTCCCTCCAGGGCCAGGTCGTCGAGCAGAGCGCGACCGGCCAGGCCGTCCTCGACAACGGCACCTGGAAGGTCTCCCGCTCCACGCTCTGCGGCCTGCTCACCCAGGCCGCCGGCGCCAGCGGCACCCCGATCCCCGGATGCAGCTGACGGCCCGAACCCCGAGCCGCGCCGCCGCCGCGCTCCCGCGCAGGCGACGGCCCGGCCGCGTGCCGGCAGCCGTGCCGATCCTGCTCCTGCTGCTGGCGGGGTGCGGCACCCGGCTGCCGGACGGCGCGTTCTCCGGCCGTCCCACCCCGACCCACCCCTCCGCCTCGGGCACCAACCCGGCCTCGGACACCGGCGTCACCGCCACCGAGATCCGGGTCGGCATCGTCACCTCGCTGACCAGCCCGGTCGGCAGCGAGGTTTTCAGCGGCCCGCGCTTCGGCGCCCAGGCGTTCTTCCAGGCCCTCAACGACCGCGGCGGCCTGCACGGGCGCACCGTCAGGCTCGTGACCTGCGACGACGGCGGCAGCGGCATCGGCAACCAGGACTGCGTGCACCGCCTGATCGACCAGGGGCACGTCTTCGCCTTCGTCAGCGGCAGCGTCCTCGACTACGCGGGCGCCCCGTACGTCAGCGGCAAGGCGGTGCCGGACGTCGGCGGGCAGCCGATCGGCACCGCGTACGACCGCTGGCCGCACCTGTACGGGATCTACGGCAGCAGCGCCCCGCGCGACGGGCGGGCCGTCGGCTGGAACGGGACGCTCTACCAGAGCACCGAGGTGTTCCGTTTCTTCAAGGAGCGGCTGGGCGCGCACAGCGCCGCCGTCGTCGCGTACAACCAGGCCGACTCGGCCCGCTACGCCGGCCAGCTGAAGGCCGGGCTGGAGGCCGAGGGCTACCGGGTGCTGCTCCAGACGGTGGACTTCGCGCTGCCGAACTTCCAGGCGGTGGCGGCGGCCGTCCGGGCCGACGGCTCGCAGCTGCTGTTCGACGCCATGGACACCCGCGGCAACGCGGCGCTCTGCCGGGCCCTGGACGAGGCCGGGGTGCAGGTGACCGCGAAGGTGACCAACGTGCAGAACTGGTCGGAGTCGGTGCGCACCGACTACCAGTCCTCGCCCGGGTGCCGCAACGCGCTCTGGGCGACGTCGTCCAGCCTCAACTACGAGGACGAGCAGTACCCGGCGGTGCACGAGTTCCGCACCGCGATGGCCCGCTACTACCCCGACCGCGCGGCGCAGCTGTCCGCCTGGGAGCTGGAGGGCTGGGCGGGCGCGCAGTGGCTCACCGACGCGATGGACTCCTGCGGCGCCGACCTGACCCGGGCGTGCGTGGAGGCCTTCATAAACCGCGCCGAACCGTACGACGCCCACGGCCTGATCCTGCCCGCCTCCTTCGTCCCGCAGCCCCCGCCCACCGGTCTTCTGCACGCCTGCCTGAACGCCGCGCGCTGGCAGGACGCGGCCCAGGGAGGAAAGGGCGGCTGGGTCACCCAGGTGCCGTCCATGACGACCACGTGCTTCGACGTCCCGCAGCTGCCGTACAAGCCGTAGCGCTGGCTTCGTCGGAGGCGTCCGGCAG
The nucleotide sequence above comes from Streptomyces kaniharaensis. Encoded proteins:
- a CDS encoding ABC transporter substrate-binding protein; translated protein: MQLTARTPSRAAAALPRRRRPGRVPAAVPILLLLLAGCGTRLPDGAFSGRPTPTHPSASGTNPASDTGVTATEIRVGIVTSLTSPVGSEVFSGPRFGAQAFFQALNDRGGLHGRTVRLVTCDDGGSGIGNQDCVHRLIDQGHVFAFVSGSVLDYAGAPYVSGKAVPDVGGQPIGTAYDRWPHLYGIYGSSAPRDGRAVGWNGTLYQSTEVFRFFKERLGAHSAAVVAYNQADSARYAGQLKAGLEAEGYRVLLQTVDFALPNFQAVAAAVRADGSQLLFDAMDTRGNAALCRALDEAGVQVTAKVTNVQNWSESVRTDYQSSPGCRNALWATSSSLNYEDEQYPAVHEFRTAMARYYPDRAAQLSAWELEGWAGAQWLTDAMDSCGADLTRACVEAFINRAEPYDAHGLILPASFVPQPPPTGLLHACLNAARWQDAAQGGKGGWVTQVPSMTTTCFDVPQLPYKP